One window from the genome of Rufibacter tibetensis encodes:
- the chrA gene encoding chromate efflux transporter produces MKEPIDHTTTQAPLPPPEKPSFKEALLFWLKLGFISFGGPAGQIAIMHQFVVEQKRWVSDSRFLHALNYCMLLPGPEAQQLATYLGWLMHGVRGGLVAGILFVLPSVFILFGLSAAYVSFGTIPWVSALFYGLKPAVVAIVILALIKIAGKSLKSWFHYAIAAISFVCIFFLHVPFPYIILGAIAIAFALQKLNPSFLAEKPATAKTQSNEEGYYLNANSAVAGAGANLKQSVIRLVVTVVLWAVPLVLFYVLTSNFPFWNTLILFFTKAALITFGGAYAVLPYVAQVTVENLGWLTKYEMIDGLALGETTPGPLIMVLAFVGFMAGYNQYAGSLAMGALGLFTTTFYTFLPCFLFILAGAPLIERTRGNAAVKSVLGVVTAAVVGVVLNLTVYFGQAVLFPKELSLAGLDYFALAWTVISFVAMYRFKIGMITWIIISALAGLGYYLVTGLS; encoded by the coding sequence GTGAAAGAACCAATAGATCATACGACCACTCAAGCTCCCCTTCCCCCTCCAGAAAAGCCCTCCTTCAAAGAAGCGCTCCTGTTTTGGCTCAAGCTGGGGTTTATCAGTTTTGGCGGACCCGCCGGGCAAATTGCCATCATGCACCAGTTTGTGGTGGAGCAGAAGCGGTGGGTTTCTGATTCCCGGTTTTTGCACGCGCTCAACTATTGCATGCTGCTGCCCGGCCCCGAGGCCCAGCAGTTAGCGACGTACCTGGGCTGGCTCATGCACGGGGTACGGGGTGGATTGGTAGCCGGAATTCTGTTCGTGCTTCCTTCAGTGTTTATTCTCTTTGGCCTGAGTGCCGCTTATGTTTCTTTCGGAACAATCCCGTGGGTGTCGGCGCTGTTCTACGGACTAAAGCCAGCGGTGGTAGCTATTGTGATTCTGGCTCTCATTAAGATTGCTGGAAAGTCACTGAAAAGCTGGTTTCATTATGCCATAGCAGCCATCAGCTTTGTGTGCATCTTCTTTCTGCACGTGCCGTTCCCCTATATCATTCTGGGAGCCATTGCCATCGCGTTTGCGCTACAGAAACTGAATCCTTCCTTCTTAGCAGAGAAACCTGCTACGGCCAAAACCCAAAGCAATGAGGAAGGTTACTACCTGAACGCGAACAGTGCAGTAGCTGGGGCAGGTGCCAATCTGAAACAAAGTGTAATCCGATTGGTAGTGACGGTGGTTTTGTGGGCGGTGCCGCTGGTTCTGTTTTACGTGCTTACCAGCAATTTTCCTTTCTGGAATACCCTTATTCTCTTCTTCACTAAAGCTGCGTTGATCACCTTTGGAGGTGCCTACGCGGTACTGCCGTACGTGGCCCAGGTAACGGTAGAGAACTTAGGTTGGCTCACCAAATATGAAATGATAGACGGATTGGCTTTGGGCGAAACCACGCCGGGTCCGCTCATAATGGTGTTGGCGTTTGTGGGGTTTATGGCCGGGTATAACCAATATGCTGGTTCTTTGGCCATGGGCGCCCTGGGGCTCTTCACCACTACGTTTTATACCTTCCTGCCTTGCTTCCTGTTTATTCTGGCGGGTGCCCCGCTCATAGAGCGCACGAGAGGAAATGCCGCCGTCAAATCAGTGTTGGGCGTAGTCACGGCGGCAGTGGTAGGCGTGGTCCTTAACCTGACAGTCTACTTCGGCCAAGCCGTTTTATTCCCCAAGGAACTCTCTTTGGCAGGGCTGGATTACTTCGCCCTGGCCTGGACCGTGATTTCTTTTGTTGCCATGTACCGCTTCAAGATCGGCATGATCACCTGGATCATCATCAGCGCTCTGGCAGGATTAGGATACTATTTAGTAACTGGACTGTCCTGA